A genome region from uncultured Campylobacter sp. includes the following:
- a CDS encoding metallophosphoesterase — protein sequence MENIYIIGDVHGCYRSLLALIEQLPRKFDSKICFVGDLIDRGPASADVVEFVRIRGYDAVMGNHEKRFVGNAKTALRCAKTGKFTSSNDLYAFFSLDESWLFNNGGEATLASYYRHGGVKQCKEHLRFVSRLPIYLEYDLCDESGRALVVSHSAVGRAWGIRHDAERAKSFAAHVLSGRGDDSANDGIFNVYGHTPVKKPVITEFSANIDLGCVYKKHWGEKARLCALEFPSKRIFTQECIDF from the coding sequence ATGGAAAATATCTACATCATCGGCGACGTGCACGGCTGCTACAGATCGCTTTTGGCTCTGATAGAGCAGCTGCCGCGTAAATTTGATAGTAAAATTTGCTTCGTGGGCGATCTGATCGACCGAGGCCCTGCGAGCGCGGATGTGGTTGAATTTGTGCGCATCCGCGGATATGACGCGGTGATGGGCAATCACGAAAAGCGCTTTGTGGGCAACGCAAAAACTGCACTAAGGTGCGCAAAGACGGGCAAATTTACGAGTTCAAACGACCTTTACGCATTTTTTAGCCTGGATGAAAGCTGGCTATTTAATAACGGCGGTGAGGCGACGCTAGCGTCGTATTATCGTCACGGAGGCGTGAAGCAATGCAAGGAGCATCTGCGGTTTGTCTCGCGGCTGCCGATTTACCTGGAGTATGATTTGTGTGATGAAAGCGGTCGCGCTCTCGTCGTATCGCACTCCGCAGTGGGTCGCGCGTGGGGGATTAGACACGATGCAGAGCGTGCGAAAAGCTTCGCCGCTCATGTGCTAAGCGGGCGCGGAGATGATAGCGCGAATGATGGAATTTTTAATGTCTACGGGCACACGCCGGTGAAAAAGCCCGTCATTACGGAATTTAGCGCAAATATCGATCTGGGCTGTGTTTATAAAAAGCACTGGGGCGAGAAGGCGAGACTTTGCGCGCTAGAGTTTCCATCAAAGAGAATTTTCACGCAAGAATGCATAGATTTTTGA
- a CDS encoding prephenate dehydrogenase, with translation MKIGIIGLGLIGGSLGLCLKSTKIISAVYGCDINRENEKEALRLGLVHEILSLEQMKQSCDAIFLAIPVEAIIETLQKLSDCRSETTIIDLGSTKFKILQNCPPQIRRNFIAAHPMAGTENSGPQAAFKELLNGAVVVICDDHGADETHVKRAVEIFSFAGMKIVFMDAKSHDHHVALISHLPHAISYSLVNSVLKEENRRNIINLAGGSFSGMSRIAKSSPQMWVDIFKQNRTNLLGAIDAFKNELEICVQMIEGERWDELEAWMYEARKLRDII, from the coding sequence ATGAAGATAGGAATTATCGGCCTGGGTCTCATCGGCGGCTCTCTTGGGCTATGTCTAAAAAGCACCAAAATCATCAGCGCCGTCTATGGCTGCGACATCAACCGCGAAAATGAAAAAGAAGCTCTGAGACTTGGGCTCGTGCATGAAATTTTAAGCCTGGAGCAGATGAAGCAAAGCTGTGACGCGATTTTTCTCGCAATCCCCGTGGAGGCAATTATTGAGACATTGCAAAAACTAAGCGACTGCAGAAGTGAAACGACGATCATTGATCTGGGAAGCACGAAATTTAAAATTTTGCAAAACTGTCCTCCGCAGATCAGACGAAATTTCATCGCGGCTCACCCAATGGCTGGTACCGAAAACTCCGGCCCGCAAGCGGCATTTAAAGAGCTTTTAAACGGCGCAGTAGTCGTCATCTGCGACGATCACGGCGCGGACGAAACGCACGTCAAGCGCGCGGTCGAAATTTTTTCGTTCGCGGGGATGAAGATCGTATTTATGGACGCAAAAAGCCACGATCACCACGTAGCGCTCATCTCGCACCTGCCGCATGCGATCAGCTACTCGCTCGTAAACAGCGTTTTAAAAGAGGAAAATCGCCGCAACATCATAAATTTAGCCGGCGGCAGCTTCTCGGGCATGAGCCGCATCGCCAAGAGCTCGCCGCAGATGTGGGTCGATATTTTTAAGCAAAACCGCACAAACCTCCTAGGCGCGATCGATGCTTTTAAAAACGAGCTTGAAATTTGCGTACAGATGATTGAGGGCGAGCGCTGGGATGAGCTTGAGGCATGGATGTACGAAGCGCGCAAGCTAAGGGATATTATTTAA
- the bamA gene encoding outer membrane protein assembly factor BamA produces MKKSVFLLLVGGISVACAAQIKSIKFEGLRHLSPQVAQQISGLKVGDELNGENTNAAISKLFEQGYFSDVYISEQGGAVTINVTEKPTIAKVEIKNVVTNDRDKINELIGLRPGQVYDEVAAKKAETRIKQYYEVKGFFDTVVEFYPKPINDDKSVILLTIEVNRGENIIIDKVNLVGADKLDYDDIEPSVANKEREMLGWMWGFNDGKVKTAELPNDANRIQEEYYKKGYLDAQVSAPLLNADMDNYTADLTYYISEGEQYTVSSVDIEYPADIIKLDKEKVLDDFKLQKGDTMNSERLRRDMNTLETLVADQGYAYVRIVPKTKQDKEARTVAITYQVIPEDKVYIRNVTISGNDKTEDKVIRREMYLTEGNLYSKTDYNDSLNSLKRTGYFDEVEIKENRVSNDQIDLEVAVKEAPTGSITGGIGYGSEDGILLSGGISDRNVFGTGLHGAFSVEKSDDQLSGRLSLTNPRVFDSEYSLGGSIFANDYDWDDYDEKSYGFSITGGRKIGRNTDVSLTYYLEKSEIKGLNEYYAKAGYLDGKNLKSSIIPSITYNSTDDYYLPRSGMIASASLEYAGLGGDMDYTKARGSFNYYFGLRDYIDHDIIFRYKAATGYMWEGNKKIPINEKLFLGGMKSIRGYEGRSIPKKEICLNANNCRYIETGGMQSFNNSFELSFPVVDRLKMRFVTFFDYGMIGDHDWNEEERYSTGAGIEWMTPMGPLQLYFVKPLNKKPHDDTNSFEFSIGARFN; encoded by the coding sequence ATGAAAAAAAGCGTTTTTTTACTCTTAGTAGGCGGGATTTCCGTGGCGTGCGCCGCACAGATCAAATCCATTAAATTTGAAGGTCTTAGGCATCTTTCTCCACAGGTCGCACAGCAAATTTCAGGACTTAAGGTTGGCGATGAGCTTAACGGCGAAAACACCAATGCTGCGATCTCAAAGCTATTTGAGCAGGGCTATTTCAGCGACGTTTATATCAGCGAACAAGGCGGCGCGGTCACGATTAACGTAACCGAAAAACCGACCATCGCTAAGGTAGAGATCAAAAACGTAGTTACCAACGACCGCGACAAGATCAATGAGCTCATCGGCTTGCGTCCGGGTCAGGTTTACGACGAGGTAGCTGCTAAAAAAGCGGAGACGCGCATCAAGCAATACTACGAAGTCAAGGGCTTTTTCGACACCGTGGTGGAATTTTATCCAAAGCCGATAAACGACGATAAATCGGTCATCTTGCTAACGATTGAGGTAAATCGCGGCGAAAATATCATCATCGATAAGGTAAATTTAGTAGGCGCGGACAAGCTAGACTATGATGATATAGAGCCATCCGTCGCCAATAAAGAACGCGAGATGCTGGGCTGGATGTGGGGCTTTAACGACGGCAAGGTAAAAACCGCCGAGCTTCCTAACGACGCAAATAGAATTCAAGAAGAATATTATAAAAAAGGCTACTTAGACGCGCAGGTTTCGGCGCCGCTACTTAATGCCGATATGGATAATTACACTGCCGATCTTACCTACTACATCAGTGAGGGCGAGCAATACACCGTAAGCTCTGTAGATATCGAGTATCCTGCAGATATAATCAAGCTTGATAAAGAAAAGGTTTTGGATGATTTCAAGCTTCAAAAGGGCGATACGATGAATTCCGAGCGTTTGCGCCGCGATATGAATACGCTAGAGACTTTAGTTGCGGATCAGGGATACGCCTATGTGCGCATCGTGCCTAAGACTAAGCAGGATAAAGAAGCTCGCACGGTCGCTATCACGTATCAAGTCATCCCTGAGGATAAAGTCTATATTAGAAACGTAACGATCTCGGGTAACGATAAGACCGAGGATAAGGTCATTCGCCGCGAGATGTATCTGACCGAGGGAAATTTATATAGCAAAACCGACTACAACGATTCGTTAAATTCTTTAAAACGCACGGGATATTTCGATGAGGTGGAGATTAAAGAAAACCGCGTTTCTAATGATCAGATCGATCTTGAAGTCGCAGTCAAAGAAGCTCCTACAGGCTCTATCACGGGTGGTATCGGATATGGCAGTGAGGATGGAATTTTACTTAGCGGCGGTATCAGCGATCGTAACGTATTTGGCACCGGCCTTCACGGCGCGTTCTCGGTTGAAAAGAGCGACGATCAGTTAAGCGGACGCTTGAGCTTAACCAATCCTAGAGTGTTTGATTCTGAGTATAGCTTGGGCGGATCGATCTTTGCCAACGATTACGACTGGGACGATTACGATGAGAAATCTTACGGATTTTCAATCACGGGCGGTCGCAAGATCGGACGCAATACCGACGTAAGCCTTACATATTATCTAGAAAAAAGCGAGATTAAGGGCTTAAACGAATATTACGCCAAAGCAGGCTATCTAGATGGCAAGAATTTAAAAAGCTCGATTATCCCGTCTATTACATATAATAGCACAGATGATTATTACTTGCCAAGAAGCGGTATGATTGCAAGTGCTAGCTTAGAATACGCGGGTCTTGGCGGCGATATGGACTACACCAAGGCGCGAGGATCGTTTAACTACTATTTTGGCTTGCGAGATTATATCGATCACGACATTATCTTTAGATACAAAGCTGCAACGGGCTATATGTGGGAAGGTAATAAAAAGATCCCGATCAACGAAAAGCTATTCCTAGGCGGAATGAAAAGCATTAGAGGCTACGAAGGTCGCAGTATCCCGAAAAAAGAGATTTGCTTAAATGCAAATAATTGCCGCTATATTGAGACGGGCGGTATGCAGAGTTTCAATAACTCCTTTGAGCTAAGCTTTCCGGTGGTCGATAGGCTTAAAATGCGCTTTGTAACGTTTTTTGACTACGGAATGATCGGCGATCATGACTGGAACGAGGAGGAGCGCTACAGCACGGGTGCTGGTATCGAGTGGATGACGCCGATGGGGCCTTTGCAGTTATACTTTGTCAAGCCGCTTAATAAAAAGCCGCACGATGACACAAATAGCTTCGAATTTAGTATCGGCGCTAGATTTAATTAA